A DNA window from Acidobacteriota bacterium contains the following coding sequences:
- a CDS encoding PLP-dependent transferase — MNTKLVHAGVSPDPYGSVVTPIYQVSTFAFDSAQNGADRFAKKADGYIYTRIGNPTLDALEKCVAELEGGVGGIATSSGMAAVNTIYSALLKEGDHVVSTASVYGPSRILLERHFSRFGVRSTFVDTSDLEAARAAVRPETKLVYIETPSNPMMQVTDIAAMAEIAHAAGALLAVDGTFASPCLQQPLLLGADVVMHSVTKFINGHADVVGGILAARDPGVYQRLRDTMILTGCNMDPHQAFLVHRGIKTLSLRVARAEENAMAIAKWLEQRPEVEWVRFVGLPSHPQHEVARRQMRGFGAMISFGMRDGLEAGRRLMDSVKLATLAVSLGGVETLIEHPASMTHAGVPRAEREAAGITDGLVRLSVGIEDLDDLIRDLDQAFRA; from the coding sequence ATGAACACCAAACTGGTCCACGCGGGCGTCTCGCCCGACCCCTACGGCAGCGTCGTGACGCCCATCTACCAGGTGTCCACCTTCGCCTTCGACAGCGCGCAGAACGGCGCGGACCGCTTCGCGAAGAAAGCGGACGGCTACATCTACACCCGGATCGGGAACCCCACGCTCGACGCCCTGGAAAAGTGCGTGGCGGAACTGGAGGGCGGGGTCGGCGGCATCGCCACCAGCTCCGGCATGGCGGCCGTGAACACCATCTACTCCGCCCTGCTCAAGGAAGGCGACCACGTGGTCAGCACCGCGTCCGTCTACGGCCCCTCCCGCATCCTCCTCGAACGGCACTTCAGCCGCTTCGGCGTCCGCTCCACCTTCGTGGACACCTCCGACCTCGAGGCTGCGCGGGCGGCCGTTCGCCCCGAGACGAAGCTGGTCTACATCGAGACGCCGTCCAACCCCATGATGCAGGTCACCGACATCGCCGCCATGGCGGAAATCGCCCACGCCGCGGGGGCGCTGCTGGCGGTGGACGGCACCTTCGCCTCGCCCTGCCTGCAGCAGCCGCTGCTCCTGGGCGCCGACGTGGTGATGCACTCGGTGACCAAGTTCATCAACGGGCACGCCGACGTGGTGGGCGGCATCCTGGCGGCCCGGGACCCCGGCGTTTACCAGCGGCTCCGGGACACCATGATCCTGACGGGGTGCAACATGGACCCGCACCAGGCCTTCCTGGTGCACCGCGGGATCAAGACCCTCTCGCTGCGGGTCGCCCGCGCCGAGGAGAACGCCATGGCCATCGCGAAGTGGCTGGAGCAGCGCCCGGAGGTGGAGTGGGTGCGCTTCGTCGGCCTGCCCTCCCACCCCCAGCATGAGGTGGCCCGCCGCCAGATGCGCGGTTTCGGCGCCATGATCAGCTTCGGGATGCGCGACGGCCTGGAAGCGGGGCGCCGCCTCATGGACAGCGTCAAACTGGCCACCCTGGCGGTTTCCCTCGGCGGCGTGGAAACGCTGATCGAACACCCGGCCTCCATGACCCACGCCGGCGTCCCCAGGGCCGAGCGCGAGGCCGCGGGGATCACCGACGGTCTCGTCCGCCTTTCCGTGGGCATCGAGGACCTGGACGACCTGATTCGGGACCTCGACCAGGCCTTCCGGGCCTGA